A genomic stretch from Deinococcus ruber includes:
- a CDS encoding zinc ribbon domain-containing protein — protein sequence MNESGQLERLYQVQQLDLELDRLTQQESEIAVELKEARAQQERINNDLEDAEITLEGVEKQIRRLELDLATSQEQIARNKAEQDRNATNAKLQSQYENVIQQLGERVTDYEEALAPLYERQTTLQERARELRSEHRSLRPTLGSLEDADEARIVALRAEGQERRERRRDMAAAIESRLVKEYELIRRSKKGVGIVTFEGGRCKGCNVVLPTNVQQRAALGRLPAVKCPSCGRFLIKLHD from the coding sequence ATGAATGAGAGCGGACAGCTGGAACGCCTGTATCAGGTGCAGCAGCTCGATCTGGAACTCGACCGCCTGACACAACAGGAGAGCGAGATTGCAGTCGAGCTGAAGGAAGCGCGGGCACAGCAGGAGCGCATCAACAATGATCTTGAAGACGCTGAGATTACGCTGGAGGGCGTCGAAAAGCAAATTCGCCGCCTGGAGCTGGATCTGGCAACCAGCCAGGAACAGATTGCCCGCAACAAAGCCGAACAGGACAGGAATGCCACCAACGCCAAGTTGCAGTCTCAGTACGAGAATGTGATCCAGCAGCTCGGTGAGCGCGTGACCGACTACGAAGAGGCGCTGGCTCCGCTGTACGAGCGGCAGACCACCCTTCAGGAGCGTGCCCGCGAGCTGAGGAGCGAGCACCGCAGCTTGCGCCCGACCCTGGGCAGCCTGGAAGACGCTGACGAGGCACGGATCGTGGCGCTGCGGGCTGAGGGGCAGGAACGCCGCGAGCGCCGCCGCGACATGGCCGCCGCCATCGAGAGTAGGCTGGTCAAGGAATATGAACTGATCCGCCGCTCGAAGAAGGGAGTGGGCATCGTGACCTTTGAAGGTGGGCGCTGCAAGGGCTGCAACGTGGTGCTGCCGACCAATGTGCAGCAGCGTGCGGCGCTTGGTAGACTGCCCGCCGTCAAATGCCCGAGCTGCGGCAGATTCCTGATCAAGCTGCACGACTAA
- the nth gene encoding endonuclease III — protein sequence MSPTLRRRAAGILAELTALYPDARTELVYSSPFELLVATVLSAQATDVSVNAATPALFAAYPDALALSRAAPEDVEPYIRSIGLYRGKARNLVALAGLLQERHGGEVPNDFAAVVALPGAGRKTANVVLSNAYGYPAIAVDTHVGRLARRLGLSSEQNPDKVELDLQRLFPQERWVFLHHALILHGRRVCVARTPLCSACVLAALCPKIGVDRQA from the coding sequence GTGTCGCCCACTCTGCGGCGGCGGGCGGCGGGCATTCTGGCAGAACTGACCGCGCTGTATCCCGATGCCCGTACCGAGCTGGTGTACAGCAGTCCCTTTGAACTGCTGGTCGCCACCGTTCTGAGCGCCCAGGCCACCGATGTGAGTGTCAATGCCGCCACGCCCGCGCTGTTTGCCGCGTACCCGGATGCTCTGGCGCTTAGCCGCGCTGCACCCGAAGACGTGGAACCGTATATCCGCAGCATCGGGCTGTACCGGGGCAAGGCCCGCAATCTGGTGGCGCTGGCAGGGCTGCTTCAGGAGCGGCACGGCGGCGAGGTGCCCAACGATTTCGCGGCGGTGGTGGCGCTGCCGGGGGCCGGGCGCAAAACCGCGAACGTGGTGCTCAGCAACGCTTACGGGTATCCGGCGATTGCCGTCGATACCCACGTGGGGCGGCTGGCGCGGCGGCTGGGCCTGAGCAGCGAGCAGAACCCGGACAAGGTAGAACTCGACCTTCAGCGGCTCTTTCCGCAGGAGCGCTGGGTGTTCCTGCACCACGCGCTGATTCTGCATGGGCGGCGCGTCTGCGTGGCGCGAACGCCGCTGTGCAGCGCCTGTGTCCTGGCGGCCCTCTGCCCGAAGATCGGTGTGGACAGACAGGCATGA